The DNA window ACAGGTGCTCGGGCTCCTCCACCAGAACGGGGTTCCCGTCATGGAGGTCTTCAGCAGGAACCTCCGCGAGGAGCCGACGAAGCTCTACATAGTCATTGACGGAACGCTCCCCGTCGAGGTCTTCGTGAGGATCAAGGAGATGCAGGGCTTCAGGAAACTCATACTCCACACGCCCGAGAAGGATAAGGAGAAGTACGTCTGCAACTACTGCGAGGTCAAGTACTGCCCCAAGAGGATCCTGATGGAGCGTCTCGCCGCTACCCAGTGACCCTGAACCCCTCAAGCCCCTCCGGTTCTTCCCATTTTACCTCCACACGGGTTACCCTCGCGAGGGCCGACCCCTGGTGTGCCCATCCTATCAGGGCTTCGACCCTCTCCTCGTCCCCCTCCACAACGGCCTCAACAGTGCCGTCGGGCAGGTTCCTCACCCACCCGCTGACGCCGAGCTTCCTCGCCTCCCTCTGCATGCCCCAGCGAAAACCAACCCCCTGAACGCGCCCGTGGATT is part of the Thermococcus celericrescens genome and encodes:
- a CDS encoding acylphosphatase, whose translation is MERVRAHLRIHGRVQGVGFRWGMQREARKLGVSGWVRNLPDGTVEAVVEGDEERVEALIGWAHQGSALARVTRVEVKWEEPEGLEGFRVTG